The following coding sequences are from one Nicotiana tomentosiformis chromosome 3, ASM39032v3, whole genome shotgun sequence window:
- the LOC138907813 gene encoding uncharacterized protein, translated as MTLNIPEYIFRYVFWEFKPSIDGFVYCRPIISIDNKHVYGKYDIKILIVVAINVNESIFPIAFAICSNKSQETWTWFLNHLKEHVVRQHSGICLISDRHGGILSYVQTLDAQKEPYAYHHYCVRHLKANIQRAHLNKSLHYLMWMATTDYQECKFRMQMELIRQEYEGAYRWLMQHEIDKWTLHKDGGRRWEILTTNVSESFNALLKSVRGLPVTAMVHMSFKQMAERFVERSCSASSLL; from the coding sequence atgacacttAACATACCAGAATACATATTTAGATATGTGTTTTGGGAATTTAAACCATCCATTGATGGTTTTGTTTATTGTCGACCGATAATATCCATAGACAACAAACATgtatatggaaagtatgatataaAGATATTGATTGTCGTTGCAATAAATGTTAATGAAAGCATATTTCCCATCGCATTTGCTATTTGTTCCAATAAAagtcaagagacttggacatggtttttaaaccacttgaaggagcacgttgtgAGACAAcattcaggtatttgtctaatatctgatcggcatggtgggATTTTAAGTTATGTGCAGACTTTGGATGCACAGAAGGAGCCGTATGCCTACCACCATTActgtgttaggcacttgaaggccaacATCCAGCGGGCTCATCTGAACAAGAGCTTACAttatttaatgtggatggctacaACAGACtatcaagagtgtaaattcaggatgCAAATGGAATTGATTAGGCAGGAATACGAAGGAGCTTATCGTTGGTTGATGCAACATGAGATTGATAAGTGGACTTTGCATAAGGATGGTGGTAGAAGATGGGAAAttttgactacaaatgtgtcagagtctttcaacgcgTTGTTGAAGTCTGTTcgtggattgcctgtcactgccatggtacatatgtcattcaagcagatggcagagaggtttgttgaaagatccTGCAGTGCATCGTCCTTGTTGTAA
- the LOC138907812 gene encoding uncharacterized protein: MYYVNSLKYRPLSVSQICDKGNKVEFLSKSCTVTNFLDGEVVLRAKRFKNIYVADFNSLNDDDLTCLSAIDDDAELWHRRLGHASFSLLNNFIKKDLVRGLPKSEFKDHKVSDACAKGKYVRSSFKPNKETYEQDVDEEDKDNDNEIVPDSDDNGE; this comes from the exons atgtattatgtaaatAGTTTGAAATATAGACCGTTGAGTGTGTCCCAAATATGtgacaaaggaaacaaagtggaGTTCTTGTCAAAGTCTTGCACTGTCACTAATTTCTTAGATGGTGAAGTGGTCTTGAGAGCAAAAAGATTCAAGAATATCTATGTTGCAGATTTTAACTCACTAAACGATGATGATCTAACTTGCCTAAGTGccattgatgatgatgctgaattgTGGCACAGACGACTGGGGCATGCAAGCTTCTCCTTGCTGAATAATTTTatcaagaaggacctggttcgtgggcTGCCCAAGTCAGAGTTCAAGGATCACAAGGTGTCTGATGCTTGTGCAAAAGGAAAGTATGTCAGGTCCTCATTTAAACCAAATAAGGAA ACATACGAACAAGACGTTGATGAAGAAGATAAAGACAATGACAATGAAATAGTTCCCGACAGTGACGATAATGGCGAATGA